A genomic window from Solanum dulcamara chromosome 11, daSolDulc1.2, whole genome shotgun sequence includes:
- the LOC129875069 gene encoding protein GID8 homolog isoform X2 — MATSKKVITRDDWEKRLNDVKIRKEETNRLVMNFLVTEGYVEAAEKFKTESGTDPDIDLATITDRMAIKKAVQSGNVEDAIEKVNDLNPEILDTNPQLFFHLQQQRLIELIRNGKVEEALEFAQEELAPRGEENQTFLEDLEKTVALLAFEDVSKCPVGELLDVSQRLKTASEINAAILTSQSHEKDPKLPSLLKMMIWAQDQLDEKAFYPHITNLSTASLENPTV; from the exons ATG GCCACGTCAAAGAAAGTAATTACTAGAGATGATTGGGAGAAAAGGCTGAATGATGTAAAGATtagaaaagaagaaacaaatagATTGGTAATGAATTTTCTAGTTACAGAGGGTTATGTAGAAGCTGCAGAGAAGTTCAAAACGGAATCTGGGACGGATC CTGATATAGATCTTGCTACCATCACGGACCGGATGGCTATAAAAAAGGCTGTGCAGTCTGGTAATGTAGAGGATGCAATCGAGAAGGTTAATGATTTGAATCCTGAG ATATTAGATACAAATCCCCAACTCTTTTTCCATCTCCAACAGCAAAGGCTGATTGAATTGATAAGGAATGGAAAGGTTGAAGAAGCTCTGGAGTTTGCTCAAGAGGAACTGGCTCCAAGGGGAGAAGAAAAT CAAACCTTCTTAGAAGATTTGGAGAAGACTGTTGCATTACTAGCTTTCGAAGATGTATCTAAATGCCCGGTTGGAGAGCTTCTAGATGTATCGCAGCGCCTAAAGACCGCAAGCGAGATAAATGCGGCAATTCTCACCAGTCAAAGTCATGAAAAGG ATCCGAAGCTTCCAAGCCTATTGAAGATGATGATATGGGCACAGGACCAGCTTGATGAAAAAGCTTTTTACCCTCACATAACCAATCTGTCGACTGCATCACTTGAAAATCCCACTGTCTAA
- the LOC129875069 gene encoding protein GID8 homolog isoform X1: MCESGEATSKKVITRDDWEKRLNDVKIRKEETNRLVMNFLVTEGYVEAAEKFKTESGTDPDIDLATITDRMAIKKAVQSGNVEDAIEKVNDLNPEILDTNPQLFFHLQQQRLIELIRNGKVEEALEFAQEELAPRGEENQTFLEDLEKTVALLAFEDVSKCPVGELLDVSQRLKTASEINAAILTSQSHEKDPKLPSLLKMMIWAQDQLDEKAFYPHITNLSTASLENPTV, from the exons ATGTGTGAATCTGGTGAA GCCACGTCAAAGAAAGTAATTACTAGAGATGATTGGGAGAAAAGGCTGAATGATGTAAAGATtagaaaagaagaaacaaatagATTGGTAATGAATTTTCTAGTTACAGAGGGTTATGTAGAAGCTGCAGAGAAGTTCAAAACGGAATCTGGGACGGATC CTGATATAGATCTTGCTACCATCACGGACCGGATGGCTATAAAAAAGGCTGTGCAGTCTGGTAATGTAGAGGATGCAATCGAGAAGGTTAATGATTTGAATCCTGAG ATATTAGATACAAATCCCCAACTCTTTTTCCATCTCCAACAGCAAAGGCTGATTGAATTGATAAGGAATGGAAAGGTTGAAGAAGCTCTGGAGTTTGCTCAAGAGGAACTGGCTCCAAGGGGAGAAGAAAAT CAAACCTTCTTAGAAGATTTGGAGAAGACTGTTGCATTACTAGCTTTCGAAGATGTATCTAAATGCCCGGTTGGAGAGCTTCTAGATGTATCGCAGCGCCTAAAGACCGCAAGCGAGATAAATGCGGCAATTCTCACCAGTCAAAGTCATGAAAAGG ATCCGAAGCTTCCAAGCCTATTGAAGATGATGATATGGGCACAGGACCAGCTTGATGAAAAAGCTTTTTACCCTCACATAACCAATCTGTCGACTGCATCACTTGAAAATCCCACTGTCTAA
- the LOC129872671 gene encoding F-box/kelch-repeat protein At1g16250-like, translating to MGSLPSPSPSRAAPHSPENSTSRYSIFASFCSTIMTSDATVTNWIACYDPSNNTWSYVTSIPYLPENHVLKDFAMVSVLNSLYIIGGRLCKKEKTQNAQYEIDEFFDRDIDVMSLVLRYDVNSNQWSKCAPLNVPRYNFAYVVEENKIYVAGGQSMLGSARGTSSSEVYDPLIDDGQWTLLPNMNRSRCKCVGVTWQGKIHVVGGFVQGGGFSQYVDRCSAELYDMSRGQWDLVEGMWQLDVPANQIVEVDGRLFSSGDCLNAWKGHIEVYDGKLNIWYMVEGSQKNIFPFEENGQPIHRLYLTMAPIGTHLYFLAGYQTVDDPSKTISTIYSFDTSSRGGAWKSFEPIQVEGQRELCSHCCVVQLY from the coding sequence ATGGGTTCTCTTCCCTCTCCATCTCCATCTCGAGCAGCGCCTCATTCACCGGAAAATTCCACGTCAAGGTACTCTATTTTTGCATCATTCTGCTCAACTATTATGACAAGTGATGCCACTGTTACAAATTGGATAGCATGTTATGATCCTTCTAACAACACTTGGAGTTATGTAACTTCAATCCCCTATTTGCCCGAAAACCACGTACTAAAGGACTTTGCGATGGTCTCAGTCTTGAACTCGCTTTATATTATTGGTGGTCGACTCTGTAAAAAAGAGAAAACTCAAAATGCTCAATATGAAATCGATGAATTTTTCGATAGAGATATTGATGTGATGTCATTGGTGTTACGTTACGACGTTAATTCTAATCAATGGTCAAAATGTGCACCACTTAATGTACCACGTTACAATTTTGCATATGTTGTTGAGGAAAATAAGATTTATGTAGCTGGAGGGCAATCAATGTTAGGTAGTGCTAGAGGTACTTCATCAAGTGAGGTTTATGATCCCTTAATTGATGATGGTCAATGGACTTTATTACCAAACATGAATAGGTCAAGGTGCAAATGTGTTGGCGTGACGTGGCAAGGGAAAATCCACGTGGTTGGTGGATTTGTACAAGGTGGAGGGTTTTCACAATACGTTGACCGTTGTTCAGCTGAGCTGTATGACATGTCAAGGGGACAGTGGGACCTCGTGGAGGGGATGTGGCAATTGGATGTGCCAGCTAATCAAATTGTTGAGGTGGATGGTAGGTTATTTAGTTCAGGGGATTGTCTTAATGCATGGAAAGGTCATATTGAGGTTTATGATGGGAAACTTAATATATGGTACATGGTTGAAGGTTCGCAAAAGAATATTTTCCCATTTGAAGAAAATGGACAACCTATTCATCGACTATACTTAACAATGGCCCCAATTGGAACACATTTGTATTTTTTGGCAGGTTATCAGACAGTTGATGATCCATCAAAAACGATATCAACAATATATTCATTTGACACGTCCTCAAGGGGAGGTGCATGGAAGAGCTTCGAACCAATACAAGTGGAAGGACAAAGAGAGCTATGTAGTCATTGTTGCGTTGTCCAACTCTACTAG